In Dasypus novemcinctus isolate mDasNov1 chromosome 8, mDasNov1.1.hap2, whole genome shotgun sequence, the genomic stretch GAAGATCTTATTTGCAGGGCTCACTGAACCCTCCGATTCTTGCTCAAATATCCTTCATGTCTAAGGCTGTGCCCGTTACTTTCTTATGGAACCAGGTCAAATGAATTTGAGAGAATTTTGCAAGTGACAGAGGATTTACCTTCACTAGTAGTGTCTTTATGGTCTGGTTGATATTATATAGATTTggataattagaaaaaaacatgTCCCCTGCATAATTTTACATTGGAGAACCTGATAGCCTGGCTTCTGACCTCTGAGTAGTTTTCCCTTATCCCAGCTTCAGAATCAGATTCTCCTGGGACTACTTCCTCTCTAACAGTGAACAGTGTTATACATTATTTGATTTAATACAGTGCAATGATTTAGAAGTAGGCTCATATAACCTACCTCtctcaatatggaaatattttctatgtgactctAATTCTTTTATTACGTTTTGCTTCTTAATAATACCCCAAAGAAATGAACTGAGATGCCAGACGCTTAAGCCCTTTTTTatcagtaaaaacaaaacaaaagaattgttttttaacttattttacatattaataaaataagttAACTTGTTTGTATGTGTTATATAAAACCAACATGCCCACAACAATAAATCAATAGTAACAGTCAATGAGACACAAACCAAAATTAAGTTACTTTTGTTATTAACACTAATtttttgagaacaaaaaacaagctatcaggcattaaaaataaaaatgttttgtagGTTGTTGGTTAGCTTTTGGTCATGGAATATTCACAGAACACGATTGtgataaaacaaaggaaaacactgACACAcacattctgtttctttttttgccctGCTCCTGCTCAAGTTTATCAActgttaaaaattacattttaaacgcctaaaaaaatcaaatcaccTTCCCccacatatttatatatgtatatataaacaatagtttttaaaaattaattttgatttaGGGCATTCCATTAggatatggaaaaaaaatcaggagGCCAAATGACTTGTGAATCAAGcaacctctgtgtgtgtgtgtggtacacCTGATTTTATAACTGGGGAGGAAAAgaacatattttccttcaaatagcCTCCATACAAAGTTCATTCATGATTCACTTCTAATCTCTTGCTATCACACAAATAATATGTATATGAGTCCATGTGATGCAGAATATATGtgtaaagaatgggagaaaatttttgcaaatcTGAATTTGGCGTAATCATTAAGTGATGATTATATTGTAGTGTACTCAAGGTATTAAAGCAATTCAGAATAGGAGGTGTGCaacaaaatgaagaaagtaaTCATGGCAAacaaatttttgcatttttggGTCCTTTTAGAATAGGAACAAAATCTTTGACTCTGACCCATTTCAGTGTGGGCAGTTACTTTTGATCTTTATTCAAATTAATATAGTTAACCAATTCAGTAGAATGtaaatttgcatttttgttttcttctaatgGCTATTTTGCATATTAAAAGTAAAGCCTTCCTTAAAATGTGAAGCACTTTCTTGATTATGCCAGCTCTTTTCTCTGTCTGCTAAGGCTATAAATAAAGCTTTCTATTTAAAGCTGGCATTATATCAACCCACCTGCtcatagaagagagaaaaaattcagaaTCACTCAACCTGCAGATTGCTGTCAGCTTGTGATTATGTGAGTGGTAAGTCTTAACTTTTAAAGTGTTatgtgaagttttttttttttaaagcaatttccaGTTTAACAATTACCCAAGAATTTCTGAGTACCAATGAAAGAAGTCTTGTCCCTGAAGAGAGTGAAGAGAGCATTCATTGATGAGGCTGACAGCAGCTCCGAGGTGACATTGGTGAGAAAGGTAGAACAGGTTCATTTCAACTGTGGCAtcaggaaaggagacagaagtgggggtggtggggaaatACCACAGCTTTCCTCTCCGTGGGCCATTCCAGGGCAGATGTTGGTCCctgctctctttctccttcttattCAGGGAGATGGGGAGATGACAGGAGGGGTAGGTATTAAAGACCTTGGCAAACTGGAGAAGGGAGGTCTGGGGAACAGGCAAGTTTGTCCTGATGAGTTTCTCGTGTTTTGTAAGCGAAACATCAGCTCCAGGCCTGTTTTCAAAAGACAGACCTTCCACAAAATTCTtaatccatctctctctctctcttttttttttttggcaaacattGTATCTTAGGCAATCTCTTgaaaagctgacacaagataaggAGTTTCCAGTCCCCAACATTTTTCGAGAAAATATGCAGCTACAATTACTGACTCTTAAACAGACAAACCAACTTCAGATTTGAAAACCTATCATTGCTTATTGATTGATTTAAAACATAACTTAACACTTTATGTAAGCACAGACTTCTGGTCCCTTGACCCAGGTTTTATTAGGCAAACATTGCTAAATATCATGGCAAACTAGCTATTATTTTGATCTTGTAAATTAATGTCATGAAGCCGTCCTTTTCCCCATAGTCATACTTTTGCTGGCGTGAGAATATGAAGGTGCTCTTGTGAATAGTTTTTGAAGGGATAAAGGTGAGAGTTACTGAGTGATTCATGTCAAGTGCTTGCTAAAGTACCAGGAAACAACTTCTGTTGCTTGACCAAAATATACTAAGTTAATTAGGAACTCAAATAACATTTCATTCTTCAAGGCTTTTCAAACAAAGGCAGAATAGCTCCAAACTTTCAATCAGAAAATATTGGCAGGTGAGTGGGTAACAGAAATAAGGAATTGGAATGGAGCTTACAGTGTCAGTGGAAATAACCAGGCACATATGTATTAGTTTAACTGGGAATATTTCTAAAACCTTAATCCCGGTAATAAAGGTGATAAATCTTTACCTAAGTACCGAGAAGAATGAATGTCATTGTCCATGTGTTACCTACATGCCACAAAATCCATTTGGAATAGCTCATGTGAGCTCTTCTAGGGCATCAAAGAGAAGGATAAAAAAGACACTGATGAGAGTTAAAGAAAAGTATAATCTCTGATTCTTCTTCTATGAGAAGATAGTAActataaaatagcaataaaataaataggtTTAAAGTGGATGCAAttttcttccccccctccccccctttttaaaCTCTTGGTATGTCTTTTTGTTAGGTGTTAACTTCTAAGCTGAAAATgatgtagctttttttttttctttcctagaaagCCTCAAGATACATTCTGTGTTTTGAATAGCTTCTTTCTGAGCACAGTCACTGAAGTTTAAAATGTCTTTACACAGAGATGAAGGGAGACCCTGGAAGGGTAAGTTAATTTAGATGGGCTCTACTCAATTTTCCCTTCTCCAAGATCACACCCTTTCTTTTGtactttctaataaaaatatatttaagtaatGGAAAATGACAAAAGTCAGCCTTCAATAAAGGTGAGAATTAAACTATCTTCTTTAAAGAATCATAGCAGTTTGTAATTTCTGGGCTCCTCTGACAACTGAGGAGAACAGAATAGTTGACAGGCaattaaaaaagaatccactcTAAACACTGTAATGTAAATCCTGAATATTTTTATACTACTAGAGAGCTGATGAGCTAAACTTCTGAGAAACTTGAGAGCAAAATCAGTACTCTTACAAATATCCTCAAGAACTTGAATGTATGAGTTTCAGTTATTCTTGGTTTACATTTTCAAACTTTGAGAATATTTGAAAAGCTGGTCTTTATAAATGCAACGAAAGTACAAAGAGGTTTAAAAAGGGAGTAACATGAGAATTTGGAGAAGTATAAATGCCTTGCCAGgaatacattagaaaaatattaggTCAAATCATTTGAGTGAAATATCTGTCTCTAATAATCGGTATTGCAGACATTTGGAGACGTGTAATTTCTCTCAGACCATGAAGTTCTAGACAGGGAACTTTTCCTTCTAGAGGTTTAATGACTCAGTGGTGAGTACTAAAGGGAAAAGTTAGTCCATGTGCTGGTCTGATTGTTATTTTCTACCACAGTCCAGTTTGATCTAAAGAGAGTTAATTTGAAGCCATACAGAAAATGCTTGCCAGTGAAATCTTTTGTGAAAATGGATACTAGACCCTGGAGCTACAGTCAATGGAATGCCAGAGCTTTGCAGATATATAAAAAGGAACTCAAGATCTGCACCAATAGTGAGAATGTAGAGAATTAAATGGTCATTTAATTACTTATAAATCCATTACTATGTTGCTTTAGGCAGGAAGTAGTTGATTTGCCTAGAGTTATCTGGCCAAAACACTTTTATGATCTGAAGATTTATGCAGGTTGTGTATTTTTTTATAATCTCTTGGAGCCCAAGGGTTAGAAATACTTCAGAAGTTCCTCTAGTCTAATGTTGCCCAAACTGAGTTATATGGAACTCCAGTTTTTTAAGATATTGAAAGCTACATCATGAAAAGAAGTACTTCAGGTGCAAATAAGTTAGAGAAACCCCAAGGTAAAAAATGTTAAACAGGATTATTGTTTCCAGGATTTTTCAGAAGATTGGGTTCATATGTACTTTGAACTGCCAAGATATAGTTATAGAATACAGTATTTTCCCAATTTATTAGTCTATGAAACTCTGTTTTGGAAGAAcacttatttatgtcttttaaaattggTGTTCCATGCACCAGAGTATGGAAACCCCTGATAgaatccattcttttttcttccagatGAAATAATAACTAAATCTTTCAGCTAAATCTCTTCATAGATGGTTTAACTTCACTCCCATTGCATTACACTCATCTATGGTCAGCTTTTATTTTGGAAGAAGATATCAGTTAGAATCACAAAGTCCTTTTATTAATTGCTCAGTGTTTCTCTTATCATATATTTTTACAATTAGTTAAATAATTGCTCCATAATATGCTGCAAAATTAAGATGACCTATTTTCTATTAACTTTTGGAAGACTATCTCTCCACTTTAGCTtgccctttttaaattttgaaagacCCCATTCCATTTGCATGCAAGTTGGAATTGTGATAAAATTTATAGCAGAGTTTGATTTGTATTGTTAGATGTAAATTAGATAATTGCTGAAAATAGGAAATGAATTTCTAAAAGATCTGTGATAACAATCAGGAAAGTCAAATGAAAATGACTGAAACAGGCAATTCTTCAATCTTTTTATCtcattttccaacctttattAAGGGAGGAAAGGGTTTAACTGTGCTGCTATCCAATTGGCAAAGACAATTTCTGGGCCTGTCACTTTTTTTTATCGGGgtcaatttaattttattaaagtttCTCAAAGTTTCAAATGCTAAAAAATGCCAAGCTTTTTGAAAGTCAAACCTTCAATTTGATATATGAAATAGCAAACCCAGGAACTTTTTATTCCAGTTTGCATGTTATCCAAAAGAGAACTTATTTTTAGATCCCTCTCAAAATATGGGAAGTATAGAAATTTCTTATTTGTTCTATTCTGATTATATTTATCCCATTTCATGAATACACTCCAAATTCAAGGCTTTCTCAGATCATACAAatatcatttttgaaagtcattaACTAACATTTAACTAAATGAAATATTCCCTCATCAGAACCATATCACTGGTGGTAATGGCAtgatgccattttaaaaaaatatatggaatattTTAACTTTGAGTAATAATCATTAATACAAATTGAGTTAGGCAAATATCCTTGGATGACAGGTCTAAAAAATCAGCATAACTTAACATTGGTAGGGCAATAGTTTTTCCTcagtggaagaaaagaaaatctgtaaGTGCTTTTTAATTGACCTTGTTTCTTCTAACCTCTTTAGAAAACAAGACAGTTCCCTCTTGTCTACTTGAATAATTTTCAACATAAAAACAAACCAGTATCTACTGTTAAGGAGCAGGGAGAAACTCTGAAGTTGCCCATTCCAGGTAATAATGCGTGTATAGTCATTGAATGGACAACACCACAGAGTGGCAGTAGCTGGATGTTCCTTTTGACTGGTAGCAGTCTAGCCTTCAGGTAGCCATCATCTTTTAAATATCATAAGTTGATTTAATGTCTTGCTATGCATGGATCACCTTGGTTGGTGCTGGCATCTGAGAAGAACTCCTTGTCCAGAGAGCTTTTGACATCTGAATTCTTGATCATAGCTATGAGCTATTACCCTATGATTATCTATAATTATCATGTCTTCTTCCATTTTCTATTAATTACATTAGCCAGGGGCTgatgaaagtaaaacaaagttgtggttaaatggattgttttctgttttaacaCCTGCCTTGCATTTTACAGGTCAACTATATCTATAGGCATACTACTTTCTGGAGAAACCAAGGGCTTTTGTTACAGTAAACTGGTCCAGTGTGATATCACAAgtataaaaaatattccattctgtATCAAAACTAGGCACATGCCTTTATTTATAGTAACAGAAGTTGACAGAGTTGAGCAGTTTTGCCTTAGGTCCTGTTTCTTGGCATCCTACATCAGACAAACATCTCTCAACATATCTCCCCCCACGACTCCAGGGATCTAGTTTCAGAGTTATCTGTATGCAAAGAAAGGTGAAATCACACTTGGATCTATAGTGGTGAGTAACTAAAAGCACAACCTCTCATTCATATTGCTTTAAAACATATACAGCATATATGTttcaaaaaaaagtaaagaatatatCTATTTCTTTGTGGTGCTGAACCAACGATATGGTATGATGCAAGGCTTTAACAAATGATAATCATAGGTACAAATTGTTTTTATATAGTATGTTTTAGACAAATATGTCTTTTTAATATGTAAATCCTACACTGTaggttgttctttttttatttctcttttcttttctttctttcttttttttttttttttgcggtggTAGAAAATGCTGAGTATCTGTCCATGAGTGTGAGCCAAAGGTTCAGGTTCATTACTGAGATCCCCAGAATGCCAATATTTGCAATGCAAACAATTAGTATTCCACCGTGTGAAGAGCTCTGACACAGGCCTGCCTGCCTCTAGGTGGAGAGTCTCCATAAGAAGTCCTCCAGATTCCATGGACCCTGCTTTGAAACAGGGGCAGCTGCACAAAGCTGCCTGTTGACCTAGTAATTTGCTATGCCAGCCTATCTTACTGGGTACCAACAATGACACAGAAGCAATAGTGTCAGTGGCAGACCCTCAAATCATTTTCATGTTGAACCTCCTGGGTCCGGCCACTTCCCCTTCCACAACAGCACCATTGTTTTTTCGGGGCACATACTCAAGGTCAATGCTGTTTTTGTGCTTGCCTTTCCCTCGGCTCCACacaaaaagaaggagaaaacaaaataaaaccactcCCAAGAATGTGAAACAGCCCATGGCTGTAGACACCAGTATTGTTTTAAGGTCCAGGGAAAAACTGTTGGCATTGGTGCCATTGGAAATGGTGTCATTGGAGTCGGTCATGTACATAGGGGTCCTGTTCGCGTAAAGGAAGCGGTCAGAAGCAAAACCCTTCACGGTCAAGGAAGCTGTGAAAGTGTCGTTCCCAGCAGCATTGCTAGCAATACAAACATACATCCCACTGTCTTGATCTTGGGCAAAGCGGATTTCCAAGGTACCATCGCCTAACACTGTGGCTCTCCCATTGGATTTCGTGGTGATAAAACGCCTCCGGGGTGTCACCCAGGAAATCACAGGCTGCGGGTCCCCGTCGGCATTGCATTCCAGCTGGACGGTCTGCCCTTCATCCACTAGCAGATGCTGCAACTTCTTTTCACGGATTTTGGGTTTTTTGCAggtaaagtaaaaagaaagggcAGTGCTGTGAAAATCCTTGAATGACCTCTCACGGATGGTGTCGGGGCCTGCACACATGGGTTGATGGCCACCAAACTGCAGGGTGGGCTGCCGCTGCAGAATCCAGAGGAGGCGGCAGTCACAGGCTAGCGGGTTATTATTAATGCTCAGGACCTCCAGAGCCCTAGGAGaggagaagacgttctcttccaAAGTTTCCAGCAGGTTCTGAGACACGTTGAGTACGCGAAGGAAGTGGAGCCCTTGGAAGGAGTGAGGCTCAATGGTGCGAAGCTGGGCCCCCACTATGTGGAGCTCCTGAAGGCGGATCAGGTCAGAGAACATGCCTGCTTCAATAGTGCTGATGGGATTGTATGAGAGGTTAAGGTGGGTCAGGTATACCAGGTGTTTAAAGGCAAGGAAGGGGACAGTGGACAGGTTGGTGTTTGTGATGGAGAGGGATGTGAGGTTGAGACCATAGAGGCTATTGGCAGGCATCATATCCAGTAAAGGCCAATAGTCAATCTCTAGGTGTTTCAGGTGGAACAGTCTTTTAAAGGCATACACAGGCATATTGTTGATATTGAGATGCTTCAGGTGCAGGCTGATGAGGCTGCGGAGGTGGGAGAGGGCTTCTGTTGGTACTGCTGTTAGGTTGCATTTCTCCAGGGTGAGCTGCTCCAAGCTAAGCAGCCCGCTGAAGGCCCTGTGTGATATATAAACCAAGTCATTGTCCCCCACTTCTAGAGACTTCAGGTTATGCAAATCCTGGAACATGTAGTCTAGTAAAATGACAATCTTATTCTCACTAATGTCAAGCTTGGTGAGGTTGGACAGCCCGGTGAATACTCCCAAAGGGACCAACTTCAGGCGATTGCCCTTCAGGCGGAGGGAACGCAGGTTAAAGAGATTGTTAAATGCTCCTGGCTCCACATTGGCGATGATGTTGTCACTTAAGTCTATCTCTTCCAGCAGAGGATATGATATAAATTCTTCAGGGTTGACACTTTTCAGCCTGTTCTTGCTGAGGTCCAAGATTTTGGTCTCGATTGGGATGCCCTCTGGGATGGCAATCAACCGCCTTCTGTGACAGCTAACAGATTTGTTCTGGGCAGAGCACTCGCAGCGAGCAGGACAGCCAATGGTGGGTCCCATGAAGAGTGACACCACAGCCAGACCCAGGAATGGCTGCCAGCATGATATGGCCGTGTGAAGCATGACTCCACCTCTTAGTCTACACCTTGGTCACGGGCCtggagagaaagggcaaaagaagagagggagagaagttcAATTGGGACACAGACGCGTGACAGGACATAAAGGCAGCAAGTATTACGGAAAGGACACTGGATTTGGAATCAGATCTGGGCCTAAATCCAAGCGGTACCATTATTAGCTGTTTGATCTTGGACAAGCTATGCCGCTGTCTGCACTTCAGTTTTCTTGGCTGAAAAATGGGGAAATTGGGGATAATGGTAAAAACTTCCTAGAGTTGTCATGACAATTTCAATCAGCAGCAACtatagagagcctggtgcagggTCTGGCACAGATGGAGGCAACATAGCACACATTTCACAAAAGTCTCTATTTTGGATTCAAATGAGAGGAACAGGTCAATGTCGGAGAGGAAACCTGTCATTTTGAATCAAAGTCTGCCTCTCTAATGTCTGGGATATCATCCTCTGTTTAAAATAAAGCCAACATCAGAGCCTTAGTTTCCAAGTACAAAAGAAAGTTACCTTCAATGAGAAGtgttaggatatatatatatttccctgtGCATAtgaattttctattaaaaaaagtaGAGTCTTGCATTTTAAGGTTCTTTTTCAGAATTCAGTGAATCCTCGAAATTTGTCTTTGTGTTTTTGAATGAGGCATACTCAAGGTACAATGATGACTATGATGAAAATGCCTTCTTTAAGACTTTGGGTTAAATATTGAGGAGTTGAAGAGAtggattttaagaaaaaattttttgtgaAACATGAGCTATCACTCTTATATTCAAATTCAAACACATCTGTACCATAAAAGTGAAATTAAATAGGCACCAGTGAGGTTGAAAATGAGTGAGTTCTAAATGCTGAGGAGAAGCAGTGAACTCACTGCTCAATTGAATAGCAAGAGGTTTGTTGTTGAGCTGTGATTCTCAGGCTGAGGTTCCAAGGGGACACCCTATTTTACTCATGAGTAAGTAGTTTAAAACAATATGCAGGCACAACCATCCCCAAATCCCTAAAtacaagattgaggaatgaacaaacataagtaggaatgcaaccatggaccaaagtagacactATTATTGTAGCAACAGAAGAACtcgtaaaattgatataaagatagtggttaccagagctTCTGAAGGGAGGgtaagggaagaagaggtgaaacagagggcatttttagggcattggaagtgttctgtatgatattgcaatgatggatacaagtccttatacattttgccaaaacctagaAAACTAtatgtgcaaaatgtaaaccataaagtaaaataTAGACATTTTGGTTAGtcacaatgcttcaatatttcatcaattgtaacaaatataccacactaatgtaagatcttattaataggggaaaaagtGAGGGGAgaggagtggtgtatatgggaatcccctattctTTTGAtggaacttttctgtaatctaaaacttctttaaaaataaagtttattataagaaaaacaagaacaaaaacaatatttttagcTAAAAGGTATTTGATAAACTTCAACTTTTACTCCTGATAATCATAGTGTTTATAGATGTTTGTCTGTATCTATAGCATTGtctatatttaaataaatctatTCATAAAAATTAACAACTAGGGTCAAACTTAATGTTGAATCACTAGAAAAACTCCCCCAAACTGTAAAAACATGACAAAGACCCAGAAAGTGCTGGCCAAATTAATTAGATAGGAACATTAATACAGGAGTCATAATTATTGGAAAGGATGAGGGAAAACTATCATTATCTGCGAACCAAATTGGTGTCTGCCATGAAAACCAACAGAAATTGATGGAAAAACTCTTAGGATGAACAGGAGAATAAGTGAATTAATATGTTAAGATACTAAactaataattttcctttatacCCAATATAGGTCATTTAGAAAATGTTAATGTAAAAGATTATTCTAGTCATATCCTGAAAAATATCAATGCCTTAGAATAAACTTACCAACAAGTGTGCAAATCTATTATCACAATTTTTAAACTCTACTGAGGAGACAAAATAAAACTtactaaa encodes the following:
- the LINGO2 gene encoding leucine-rich repeat and immunoglobulin-like domain-containing nogo receptor-interacting protein 2, which translates into the protein MLHTAISCWQPFLGLAVVSLFMGPTIGCPARCECSAQNKSVSCHRRRLIAIPEGIPIETKILDLSKNRLKSVNPEEFISYPLLEEIDLSDNIIANVEPGAFNNLFNLRSLRLKGNRLKLVPLGVFTGLSNLTKLDISENKIVILLDYMFQDLHNLKSLEVGDNDLVYISHRAFSGLLSLEQLTLEKCNLTAVPTEALSHLRSLISLHLKHLNINNMPVYAFKRLFHLKHLEIDYWPLLDMMPANSLYGLNLTSLSITNTNLSTVPFLAFKHLVYLTHLNLSYNPISTIEAGMFSDLIRLQELHIVGAQLRTIEPHSFQGLHFLRVLNVSQNLLETLEENVFSSPRALEVLSINNNPLACDCRLLWILQRQPTLQFGGHQPMCAGPDTIRERSFKDFHSTALSFYFTCKKPKIREKKLQHLLVDEGQTVQLECNADGDPQPVISWVTPRRRFITTKSNGRATVLGDGTLEIRFAQDQDSGMYVCIASNAAGNDTFTASLTVKGFASDRFLYANRTPMYMTDSNDTISNGTNANSFSLDLKTILVSTAMGCFTFLGVVLFCFLLLFVWSRGKGKHKNSIDLEYVPRKNNGAVVEGEVAGPRRFNMKMI